A stretch of the Harpia harpyja isolate bHarHar1 chromosome 5, bHarHar1 primary haplotype, whole genome shotgun sequence genome encodes the following:
- the TP53INP1 gene encoding tumor protein p53-inducible nuclear protein 1 isoform X5: MFQRLNNMLMGEIDSLSSQEPEFSEKEDDEWILVDFIDTCTNCSAEEADIAEASAADSSPVFSCLPSPLEHLPEASESCFIQFESCPMEESWFITPPPCFTAGGLTTIKVETSPMENLLIEHPSMSVYAVHNTCHSLNETGCGGEEFRSPGSPRAKKSCLRHTGTTGGPK, from the exons ATGTTCCAGAGGTTAAATAACATGCTCATGGGAGAGATTGATAGCTTGTCCAGCCAAGAGCCAGAGTTCAGTGAGAAGGAAGACGACGAGTGGATTCTAGTTGACTTTATAG ACACTTGCACTAACTGCTCCGCAGAGGAAGCGGACATCGCTGAAGCATCAGCTGCAGACAGCTCGCCCGTGTTCTCTTGTTTACCGTCTCCCTTGGAACACTTGCCAGAGGCCAGCGAATCTTGCTTCATCCAGTTTGAGTCGTGTCCTATGGAGGAGAGCTGGTTTATTACCCCTCCCCCATGTTTCACTGCAGGTGGATTAACCACTATCAAAGTGGAAACCAGTCCAATGGAGAACCTCCTAATAGAGCATCCCAGCATGTCTGTGTATGCTGTCCACAACACCTGTCACAGCCTTAATGAGACTGGATGTGGAGGTGAGGAGTTTCGAAGCCCAGGTAGTCCCAG GGCCAAGAAAAGCTGCTTAAGGCACACTGGCACA
- the TP53INP1 gene encoding tumor protein p53-inducible nuclear protein 1 isoform X3, which yields MFQRLNNMLMGEIDSLSSQEPEFSEKEDDEWILVDFIADTCTNCSAEEADIAEASAADSSPVFSCLPSPLEHLPEASESCFIQFESCPMEESWFITPPPCFTAGGLTTIKVETSPMENLLIEHPSMSVYAVHNTCHSLNETGCGGEEFRSPGSPRAKKSCLRHTGTTGGPK from the exons ATGTTCCAGAGGTTAAATAACATGCTCATGGGAGAGATTGATAGCTTGTCCAGCCAAGAGCCAGAGTTCAGTGAGAAGGAAGACGACGAGTGGATTCTAGTTGACTTTATAG CAGACACTTGCACTAACTGCTCCGCAGAGGAAGCGGACATCGCTGAAGCATCAGCTGCAGACAGCTCGCCCGTGTTCTCTTGTTTACCGTCTCCCTTGGAACACTTGCCAGAGGCCAGCGAATCTTGCTTCATCCAGTTTGAGTCGTGTCCTATGGAGGAGAGCTGGTTTATTACCCCTCCCCCATGTTTCACTGCAGGTGGATTAACCACTATCAAAGTGGAAACCAGTCCAATGGAGAACCTCCTAATAGAGCATCCCAGCATGTCTGTGTATGCTGTCCACAACACCTGTCACAGCCTTAATGAGACTGGATGTGGAGGTGAGGAGTTTCGAAGCCCAGGTAGTCCCAG GGCCAAGAAAAGCTGCTTAAGGCACACTGGCACA